Sequence from the Enhydrobacter sp. genome:
ATGCAGGCGTCGTGCCGGCTTGCGCCTCGCTCGATTGCGTCTCGATCTTCGCGCTCTCCTGCGCCGACGCCGACGCCGTATTGAGGGTCGCCGCCGAACTGCGCCCGGCGGCGGCGATCGGCAGCACCTTCCGCTTCGGCGTGCCGCGGCCCCTCGAATTCTTCGGCGACGCCGACTATGCGAGGCTCTATGGCGAAGCCATCGAGCGGCTGAAGGCGATGGGCGGCACTGCGGTCGAGTTCGACTACGCCCCGTTCAGCGACGCCGCCCAGCTCCTCTACAGCGGGCCGTGGGTTGCCGAGCGCACCGCGGCGGTCGGCGTCTTCATCGAAAGGGCGGGACCCGAGGCCGGGGTGTGGCCGACGACACGCGACATCGTGCTGGGCGGGCGCAAGTACAGCGCCGTCGACGCCTTCGAGGGCCAATACAGGCTCGCCGAGCTCAAGGCACGGGCCGACGCTGCGATGCAGGACCTCGATTTCCTGGCGCTGCCGACAGCGGGCACGATCTACACCCTGGCCGATCTCGCGCGCGAACCGGTGCTCTTCAATTCGCATCTCGGGCACTACACCAACTTCGTGAATTTCTTCCGGCTGTCGGGCCTCGCCCTGCCTGCCGGCTTCCGCGCCGACGGCCTGCCTTTCGGCATCACCCTGATCGCGCGCGGTTTGGCCGAGACGGCGTTGCTCGCCTTCGGCGCACGCTGGCAACGCGCCGTCACGCTGCCACTCGGCAGGACGACGAGCCGGCTGCCGCCGGCGGAGGCCGATCCGGTCGCCGCCGAGGATCGCGTCGCCATCGCAGTCGTCGGCGCCCACATGAGCGGCCTGCCGCTCAATGGCGAGCTCGTGGATCTCGGCGGCCGCCTCGAGTACTCGGGCAGCACCGCCCCGCACTACCGTCTCCATGCGTTGCCCGGCGGCCCGCCGTCGCGTCCCGGCCTGGTGCGCGTCGGCACCGGCGGCGGCGCCATCGAACTCGAAGTGTGGAGCCTGCCGGCCGCCCGGGTCGGCGCCTTCGTGCGGCGCATTCCCGCTCCGCTCGGTCTCGGCACGGTCGCCCTTTCCGACGGCACGAGCGTGCTGGGCTTCCTCTGCGAGGGCTACGCCATCGAGGGAGCACGCGACATCACCGCGCTCGGCGGCTGGCGCGCCTATCTCGAGGCCGCCGGTTGATCGCGCCTCCTCACAGCGCCTGAACGCCCGGCCGGCCCGACTCGACCGCGAAGCGCGCCAGCGTCGAGACCGGCGATTCGCGCTCCTTGACCGAGCGCACGGTGCGGAAGGCGACTTCGGCCGACTTGGGCGCGAGTGCCACGACCGCATAGCCGTTGGCGCCGGTGCGGCCGTAGCGGATGTGCGGATTGC
This genomic interval carries:
- the atzF gene encoding allophanate hydrolase, encoding MSTARDLGLHALHTAYSEGILTCRAVIEDVLERIRSHGDDAVWLSRMPDDVLRARADALDARRGEKLPLFGVPFAVKDNIDVEGLPTTAACPGYAYTPRTSAAVVQRLVDSGAIVVGKTNLDQFATGLVGVRSPYGVPRNPFNADYIPGGSSSGSAVAVSAGLVSFALGTDTAGSGRVPAGFNNIVGLKPTPGLLSNAGVVPACASLDCVSIFALSCADADAVLRVAAELRPAAAIGSTFRFGVPRPLEFFGDADYARLYGEAIERLKAMGGTAVEFDYAPFSDAAQLLYSGPWVAERTAAVGVFIERAGPEAGVWPTTRDIVLGGRKYSAVDAFEGQYRLAELKARADAAMQDLDFLALPTAGTIYTLADLAREPVLFNSHLGHYTNFVNFFRLSGLALPAGFRADGLPFGITLIARGLAETALLAFGARWQRAVTLPLGRTTSRLPPAEADPVAAEDRVAIAVVGAHMSGLPLNGELVDLGGRLEYSGSTAPHYRLHALPGGPPSRPGLVRVGTGGGAIELEVWSLPAARVGAFVRRIPAPLGLGTVALSDGTSVLGFLCEGYAIEGARDITALGGWRAYLEAAG